The Pedobacter roseus genome contains a region encoding:
- a CDS encoding beta-N-acetylhexosaminidase: protein MRKIILLFLTIISFKLSAQEVSIIPQPVAIKSDQQAQPFKIDITTSFYADFAAISSISFLDEYLNKYYNLKLKWFKNPDIKRKNMINVIVDKGVSNLNQYQLKVDQNTITITAGSDTAAFYGIQSLIQLLPTSKSTTLNVPNVEITDYPRFGYRGMHLDVSRHFFDVAFVKQYIDYLALHKMNYFHWHLTDDHGWRIEIKKYPKLTEIGAWRNGSIIGLWPGQGNENIKYQVLPTEVKITPIDAVLQTDGIKYGGYYTQEQIKEVIDYAAKRYITIIPEIEMPAHSMALLAAYPELGTEPNKKYEVAQTWGMMNKYNNVLQASDTTFKFLENVLTEVMDLFPSPYIHIGGDEASKIWWKKSAVSQEIMKANGLKNESELQSYFIRRMEKFVNSKGKTIIGWNEILQGGLAPNAVVMSWQGEKGGIEAAKQQHKVIMTPEIKMYFNHAQFAKEDSLTANKFSPLIDVYNYEPVPAELTAEQAKYIWGGQGCLWSEYITNPAKVQYQLFPRLDALSEILWSPKEKRNYSDFQKRLKTQFKRYDLMGLTYSKKYLIEN from the coding sequence ATGAGAAAAATTATCCTTTTGTTTCTAACAATTATTTCGTTTAAACTTTCGGCACAGGAAGTAAGTATTATCCCTCAACCTGTTGCTATTAAATCAGATCAACAGGCACAACCATTTAAAATAGATATTACGACCAGTTTTTATGCCGATTTTGCTGCGATCAGTTCAATTAGTTTTTTAGATGAGTACCTAAATAAATATTATAATTTAAAACTGAAATGGTTTAAAAACCCTGACATTAAAAGAAAAAACATGATCAATGTGATCGTTGATAAAGGAGTAAGCAATCTAAATCAATATCAATTAAAGGTAGATCAAAATACCATTACCATTACAGCCGGATCAGACACCGCTGCTTTTTATGGCATCCAAAGTTTGATACAATTATTGCCAACATCAAAATCTACTACTTTAAATGTTCCAAATGTCGAAATTACTGATTATCCCCGTTTCGGTTACCGTGGCATGCACCTCGATGTAAGTCGACATTTTTTTGATGTAGCCTTTGTAAAACAGTACATCGATTATTTAGCACTTCATAAAATGAACTATTTTCATTGGCATTTAACTGATGACCATGGCTGGCGGATTGAAATCAAAAAATACCCTAAGCTTACTGAAATTGGGGCCTGGAGAAATGGCAGCATTATTGGCCTGTGGCCCGGACAAGGAAATGAAAACATCAAATATCAGGTTTTACCAACAGAAGTTAAAATTACCCCTATAGACGCAGTACTCCAAACAGATGGCATTAAATATGGAGGCTACTACACGCAGGAGCAGATTAAAGAGGTTATTGATTATGCCGCTAAACGTTACATTACCATTATTCCTGAAATTGAAATGCCTGCGCATAGCATGGCTTTATTAGCTGCCTACCCTGAATTAGGAACCGAGCCCAATAAAAAATATGAAGTTGCCCAAACCTGGGGAATGATGAACAAATATAACAATGTTTTACAGGCTTCGGATACGACTTTTAAATTTTTGGAAAACGTTTTAACAGAAGTGATGGATTTATTCCCATCGCCATATATCCACATTGGTGGTGATGAAGCCTCCAAAATATGGTGGAAAAAATCTGCTGTTTCGCAAGAGATAATGAAAGCCAACGGATTGAAAAACGAAAGTGAACTGCAAAGTTATTTTATCCGCAGGATGGAAAAATTTGTAAACAGCAAAGGCAAAACCATTATCGGCTGGAACGAAATTTTACAGGGCGGTTTGGCGCCAAATGCGGTGGTAATGAGCTGGCAGGGCGAAAAAGGTGGTATTGAAGCCGCCAAACAGCAACATAAAGTAATTATGACGCCTGAAATTAAAATGTATTTTAACCACGCCCAGTTTGCAAAGGAAGATAGTTTAACAGCCAATAAATTTTCTCCACTAATTGATGTATACAATTACGAACCCGTACCGGCCGAATTAACAGCCGAACAGGCTAAATACATCTGGGGTGGACAAGGCTGTTTATGGAGTGAGTATATCACCAATCCTGCGAAAGTTCAGTATCAGCTTTTCCCCAGATTGGATGCTTTAAGCGAAATTTTGTGGAGTCCGAAAGAAAAACGTAACTATTCCGATTTTCAGAAAAGGCTTAAAACACAGTTTAAACGCTACGATTTGATGGGATTAACTTACAGCAAAAAGTATCTAATAGAAAACTAA
- a CDS encoding helix-turn-helix transcriptional regulator: MQHTLDQVKLSASETLKTLVENRTSYTLERCELNVFETYTQSYKVPLTFNDFVITSMLRGKKVMHLFDKAGFDYFPGQTVIVPPSVTMEIDFPEATSLNPTQCIALAIDQEQIQKTIVYLNEFFPKEGSNEKWLLNYDEYHFYNNEEIAYLINKVIRICSERTKEKDVLADLTLKELLVRIMQTQNLKTISDDGYNLNQNPLAFVLNYIKSNLNEKISINSLSDKACMSKATFYRLFKRELGISPNDFILTEKINKAKLLLAQPGTKVASISYELGFNDANYFIRAFKKIVGITPGAYQVQVVKQLIH; this comes from the coding sequence ATGCAACATACATTGGATCAGGTAAAGCTCAGCGCTTCGGAAACCTTAAAGACTTTGGTAGAGAACAGAACTTCCTATACTTTAGAGCGCTGCGAATTAAATGTTTTCGAAACCTATACCCAATCTTATAAAGTTCCCCTTACTTTTAACGATTTTGTGATTACGAGTATGCTGAGGGGTAAAAAGGTGATGCATCTGTTCGATAAAGCGGGATTTGATTATTTTCCTGGTCAAACCGTTATTGTTCCTCCATCCGTTACTATGGAAATTGATTTTCCGGAAGCTACCAGTCTGAACCCGACACAATGTATTGCTTTGGCTATTGATCAGGAACAGATCCAAAAAACAATTGTTTATTTAAACGAGTTTTTTCCAAAGGAGGGAAGTAACGAAAAGTGGTTGTTGAATTATGATGAATACCATTTTTACAACAACGAAGAAATTGCCTACCTTATTAATAAGGTGATCCGCATCTGCTCCGAACGTACAAAAGAAAAAGATGTGCTGGCCGATTTAACGCTAAAAGAGTTGTTGGTACGCATTATGCAGACCCAAAACCTTAAAACCATCAGCGATGACGGTTATAACCTCAATCAAAACCCGCTGGCTTTTGTACTGAACTACATTAAATCGAACCTGAACGAGAAGATAAGCATTAACAGTTTGAGCGATAAGGCCTGTATGAGCAAGGCAACATTTTACCGGTTGTTTAAACGCGAACTGGGCATTAGTCCGAACGACTTTATTTTAACCGAAAAAATAAATAAAGCTAAACTTTTACTGGCCCAGCCTGGTACAAAAGTAGCTTCAATAAGTTATGAACTGGGTTTTAACGATGCCAATTACTTTATCAGGGCATTTAAAAAGATAGTGGGTATTACACCTGGTGCTTACCAAGTGCAGGTGGTAAAACAATTGATTCATTAA
- a CDS encoding aldehyde dehydrogenase family protein: MENLIEKPSFKSHYDNYIGGKFVAPVKGAYFDNISPIDGKVFTKAAHSTKEDLELAVDAAHEAFKTWSKTSSTERSIILNKIAQRMEDNLEYLATVETIDNGKAVRETLAADLPLGVDHFRYFAGVIRAEEGSLSELDQNTVSLIVHEPIGVVAQIIPWNFPLLMGIWKLAPALAAGNCVVLKPAESTPVSIMILMELIGDLLPPGVVNVVNGFGAELGRALVTNPKVSKAAFTGSTPTGRLVMQYATENIIPVTLELGGKSPNIFFSSVMADDDAFLDKAVEGAVMFALNQGEICTCPSRLLIQEDIYEKFIAKVIERTEAIKIGSPLDRTVMMGAQASKIQYEKIAQYIKLGKEEGAEVLTGGEVNELPGELGGGYYIKPTIFKGHNKMRIFQEEIFGPVLAVTTFKTVEEAIEIANDTLYGLGAGVWTRDAHELYQVPRAIQAGRVWVNQYHAYPAGAPFGGYKQSGVGRENHKMMLGHYRQTKNMLISYDKNKLGFF; this comes from the coding sequence ATGGAAAATTTAATTGAGAAACCATCATTCAAATCCCATTACGATAACTATATCGGCGGAAAATTTGTAGCACCGGTTAAAGGCGCCTATTTCGACAATATATCACCGATTGATGGCAAGGTATTTACAAAAGCAGCCCACTCTACCAAAGAAGATTTAGAACTGGCGGTAGATGCTGCGCATGAAGCATTTAAAACCTGGAGCAAAACTTCTTCAACCGAAAGAAGCATCATCTTAAATAAGATTGCCCAACGCATGGAAGATAACCTGGAGTACCTGGCAACTGTTGAAACCATAGATAACGGAAAAGCGGTTAGGGAAACTTTAGCGGCTGATTTACCACTTGGTGTAGACCATTTCAGGTATTTTGCCGGCGTGATCCGAGCAGAAGAAGGTTCATTATCAGAACTCGATCAAAATACAGTGTCGCTTATTGTACACGAGCCAATTGGCGTAGTGGCACAGATCATCCCCTGGAATTTTCCACTTTTAATGGGTATCTGGAAACTGGCTCCCGCCCTGGCAGCCGGAAACTGTGTGGTGTTAAAACCAGCAGAAAGCACGCCTGTTTCAATTATGATCTTAATGGAACTGATTGGCGATTTATTACCTCCGGGCGTGGTTAATGTGGTAAATGGTTTTGGCGCAGAACTTGGCCGTGCACTGGTTACCAATCCCAAAGTTTCCAAAGCGGCATTTACAGGCTCTACCCCTACCGGAAGATTGGTGATGCAATATGCTACTGAAAATATTATCCCGGTTACTTTAGAGTTAGGTGGAAAATCGCCAAATATCTTTTTCAGCTCGGTGATGGCCGATGATGATGCCTTTTTAGATAAAGCAGTAGAAGGTGCGGTAATGTTTGCTTTAAATCAAGGTGAAATCTGTACCTGCCCATCGCGTTTATTGATTCAGGAAGATATTTACGAAAAATTTATTGCCAAAGTAATCGAGAGAACCGAAGCGATAAAAATCGGTAGTCCGCTCGATAGAACGGTAATGATGGGTGCGCAAGCCTCAAAAATCCAATATGAAAAAATTGCCCAATACATTAAATTAGGAAAAGAAGAAGGTGCGGAAGTATTAACAGGTGGAGAAGTAAATGAATTACCCGGCGAATTGGGTGGCGGTTATTACATTAAACCAACCATTTTTAAAGGCCATAATAAAATGCGGATTTTCCAGGAAGAGATTTTCGGTCCGGTGTTAGCCGTGACTACTTTTAAAACGGTTGAAGAGGCGATCGAAATTGCCAATGATACTTTATATGGTTTGGGCGCTGGTGTGTGGACACGCGATGCCCATGAGCTTTATCAGGTGCCTCGCGCCATCCAGGCAGGCCGTGTTTGGGTAAACCAATACCATGCTTATCCTGCAGGTGCACCTTTTGGTGGTTACAAGCAATCAGGTGTAGGTAGGGAAAATCATAAAATGATGCTGGGCCATTACCGTCAGACTAAAAACATGTTGATTTCTTACGATAAAAATAAATTGGGTTTCTTTTAG
- a CDS encoding DUF779 domain-containing protein → MIERIDCTEKAKELIAVLKEKHGELMFYQAGGCCEGTQPQCFEKGGYYLRMRDVCLGEVEGCEFWVDRDLFEYWKFSHFTLDVLDGFGVGGFSLETPLQKTFKIHYRLFTEEELKDLTPVKTAE, encoded by the coding sequence ATGATTGAGCGAATAGATTGCACAGAGAAAGCCAAGGAACTGATTGCGGTACTTAAAGAAAAGCACGGTGAACTCATGTTCTACCAGGCCGGTGGCTGTTGCGAAGGCACTCAACCGCAATGTTTCGAAAAAGGAGGCTATTACCTGCGGATGCGGGATGTTTGTTTGGGTGAAGTAGAAGGTTGCGAATTCTGGGTAGACAGGGATCTTTTCGAATATTGGAAATTCTCGCATTTTACCTTAGATGTGCTGGATGGATTTGGTGTAGGTGGTTTTTCTTTAGAAACACCATTGCAAAAAACATTCAAAATACATTATCGCTTATTTACAGAAGAAGAATTAAAAGATTTAACTCCTGTTAAAACGGCGGAGTAA
- a CDS encoding thiol-disulfide oxidoreductase DCC family protein — protein MAQPIIFFDGICNLCNASVQFVITHDKKNHFRFTALQGDYAKETLPEYRVDLQKLNTVLLLENGKLYTKSSAALRIAKKLSGLFPLLYIFYAVPKVIRDWFYDIIAKNRYKWWGKQESCWVPTAELKSKFYP, from the coding sequence ATGGCCCAACCTATAATTTTTTTTGACGGCATTTGCAACTTATGCAATGCATCGGTGCAGTTTGTAATTACTCACGATAAAAAAAATCATTTTAGGTTTACGGCATTACAGGGAGATTATGCCAAAGAAACATTGCCTGAATATCGTGTCGATTTGCAAAAACTGAATACGGTTTTGCTGTTGGAAAATGGAAAGCTTTATACTAAATCATCGGCAGCCTTACGCATCGCTAAAAAACTCAGCGGACTATTTCCTCTGCTCTATATTTTTTACGCAGTTCCGAAAGTTATCCGCGATTGGTTTTACGATATTATTGCTAAAAACCGTTATAAGTGGTGGGGAAAGCAGGAGAGTTGTTGGGTACCAACAGCCGAGTTGAAAAGTAAGTTTTACCCTTAG
- a CDS encoding aminotransferase class IV: MMYISINNKLFLQEDANISVADLSIQRGYGIFDFLKTINNKSIFIQDYFNRFYHSAKEMNLEVELNREQLHEAILKLIEKNNIPNSGIKIILTGGFSEDGYTMVKPNLIIIQTPLNIIETETKTGVALVSYNHQRQIPQVKTIDYLQAIRLQKFVKENGADDLLYHNNGKVRECPRANFFIVTNSEIITAKNEVLNGITRKKILSLEIPGYTFSERDFTVDEVYDAKEAFISSSTKNAFPVNKVDGKLIGDGKSIITRLINDNLLKLIELDQNN; this comes from the coding sequence ATGATGTATATTTCGATCAACAATAAACTGTTTTTACAGGAAGATGCCAATATTTCGGTAGCCGACCTTTCCATTCAAAGAGGATACGGAATTTTCGATTTTCTGAAAACGATCAACAACAAATCCATTTTTATACAGGATTATTTTAACCGTTTTTATCACTCGGCCAAAGAAATGAACCTGGAAGTGGAACTTAACCGCGAACAGCTTCATGAGGCAATCCTTAAATTGATCGAAAAAAACAACATTCCAAATTCGGGCATCAAAATTATCCTTACCGGTGGTTTCTCTGAAGATGGTTATACAATGGTAAAACCAAATCTCATCATTATCCAAACGCCTTTAAATATTATCGAAACTGAAACCAAAACGGGGGTCGCCCTGGTGAGCTATAACCACCAGCGGCAAATACCACAGGTAAAAACGATCGATTATTTACAGGCCATCCGTTTACAGAAATTTGTAAAAGAAAACGGAGCCGACGACCTGCTTTACCATAACAATGGCAAAGTGAGGGAATGCCCAAGGGCAAATTTTTTCATTGTGACCAACAGCGAGATTATTACAGCGAAAAATGAAGTTTTAAATGGGATTACCAGAAAGAAAATTTTAAGTCTGGAAATTCCTGGTTATACTTTTAGTGAAAGGGATTTTACTGTAGACGAGGTGTACGATGCCAAAGAAGCTTTCATCAGCAGTTCTACAAAAAATGCCTTTCCTGTTAATAAAGTCGATGGAAAATTGATAGGTGATGGAAAAAGTATCATTACGAGGTTAATCAATGATAATCTTTTAAAGCTAATCGAACTAGACCAGAACAATTGA
- the pyrR gene encoding bifunctional pyr operon transcriptional regulator/uracil phosphoribosyltransferase PyrR, with amino-acid sequence MQKKTLLDGQKIQITIKRLCHQLIENHDDFANTVLIGIQPRGIFLADRIHQELEQILKNKKILKGNLDITFFRDDFRRKDGLVTASSNSIDFIIEGKKVILIDDVLWTGRTIRAALDALLAYGRPEKVELLVLIDRRFSRHLPIEPDYIGHQVDSLNSQQVKVTWASEGSEDKVILISENNK; translated from the coding sequence ATGCAAAAGAAAACACTTCTTGACGGACAAAAAATTCAGATTACAATTAAGAGGCTTTGCCATCAATTAATTGAAAACCACGACGATTTCGCGAATACCGTTTTAATTGGCATCCAGCCGAGGGGTATTTTTTTGGCAGACCGCATCCACCAGGAACTTGAGCAAATCCTAAAAAACAAGAAAATATTAAAGGGAAACCTTGATATTACTTTTTTCAGGGACGATTTCCGCCGTAAGGATGGTTTGGTTACCGCTAGCAGCAACTCGATCGATTTTATCATCGAAGGCAAAAAAGTAATCTTAATTGATGATGTACTTTGGACAGGCAGAACCATCAGGGCGGCACTTGATGCCCTGCTTGCTTACGGCCGACCAGAGAAAGTGGAACTTTTGGTTTTAATAGACCGGAGGTTTAGCAGGCATTTACCTATCGAACCCGATTACATTGGGCATCAGGTAGATAGCTTAAATTCGCAACAGGTAAAAGTAACCTGGGCGAGCGAAGGAAGTGAAGACAAAGTGATTTTAATATCGGAAAACAATAAATAA
- a CDS encoding aspartate carbamoyltransferase catalytic subunit has product MAAEKLSTRHLLGIKDINRNDIELIFETADNFKEVINRPIKKVPSLRDITIANIFFENSTRTKLSFELAEKRLSADVVNFAASSSSVSKGETLIDTVNNILSMKVDMVVMRHPYAGAGQFLSKHVKAQIVNAGDGAHEHPTQALLDAFSIRQKLGDVASKKVVIVGDILHSRVAISNILCLQRLGAEVMVCGPTTLIPKHIHQLGVKVEHNLIKALNWCDVANMLRIQLERQDIKYFPSLREYAMMYGLNKQILDNLDKEIIVMHPGPINRGVEITSDVADSKQSIILEQVENGVAVRMAVLYLLASQG; this is encoded by the coding sequence ATGGCAGCAGAAAAACTATCAACCCGACATCTTTTAGGCATTAAAGATATTAACCGGAATGATATCGAATTAATTTTCGAAACTGCAGATAATTTCAAGGAAGTGATTAACAGGCCGATCAAAAAGGTGCCTTCGCTTCGTGATATTACCATTGCCAACATTTTCTTCGAAAACTCTACCCGTACCAAACTTTCTTTCGAACTGGCTGAAAAAAGGCTTTCGGCAGATGTGGTTAATTTTGCAGCTTCCTCGTCATCGGTAAGCAAAGGCGAAACATTAATTGATACGGTGAACAACATCTTATCAATGAAAGTTGATATGGTGGTGATGCGACACCCTTACGCCGGCGCAGGTCAGTTTTTAAGTAAACACGTAAAAGCACAAATTGTAAATGCAGGCGACGGTGCGCACGAGCACCCTACCCAGGCTTTGCTTGATGCTTTCTCGATCCGCCAGAAACTGGGCGATGTGGCAAGCAAAAAAGTGGTAATTGTGGGCGATATCCTTCACTCGCGTGTAGCGATCTCCAATATCCTTTGCTTACAGCGTTTAGGTGCCGAGGTTATGGTTTGCGGACCAACAACCTTAATCCCAAAACACATCCATCAACTTGGAGTAAAGGTTGAGCATAACCTTATTAAAGCACTGAATTGGTGCGATGTAGCAAATATGCTACGTATCCAATTAGAGCGTCAGGACATTAAATATTTTCCATCTTTAAGGGAATACGCCATGATGTATGGCCTAAACAAACAGATCTTAGATAACCTAGATAAAGAAATCATCGTAATGCATCCAGGCCCTATTAACCGTGGTGTGGAAATTACCAGCGATGTGGCCGACAGCAAACAATCTATCATTTTAGAACAGGTAGAGAATGGAGTTGCGGTGAGAATGGCAGTGTTGTATTTACTGGCAAGCCAGGGGTAG
- a CDS encoding tetratricopeptide repeat protein, translating into MQKKYLLIPLLLAGSFSTYAQVSAVQNLNKNYQTGLELLDKEKYTAAAQQFKLVELQRYKPSTQTESNAELSLLKENAKFYAAVCALELTNADAESLFQAFIRDYPLNPNTKLAYFYVGKTYFNQKNYKKALEWFEKTDPSTLSGKQRNEYQFKQGYAYFELKDYEKAEPLFEKVKKEEGDFQESATYYFAYINYLNKEYKTALANFEKLKGSPTYEASYPYYITSMYYLDERYDDVISYALPAMQKTKQQFEPEMLSLVAASYFAKSEFKNAEKYFAEYYAKDKSETKNNLFIYQYGYSLFQNKKYKESISVLEKLNNDDIYLQNGMLTLGKDFIQLGDKQKAQSAFFRASRLSFDKVIQEEAWLNYAKLSYELEFHQQALEATQGFLKTFPKSRKINEAKTLLGEVLLTTKNYQAAVDILEPIPDKTLEAKEAYQKVTYFRGLEFYNERAFPNALSMFLRSEKFPEDNEINALNTYWKAESMYELRKFGEAVSTFEKFLKMPDADKTGVYNFANYALAYAAFEDEKYSKAANYFEKFLAGNDKDQKTIDDATIRLADSYFVNKNYGDAMANYNKIISRKTTSEDYATFQKGMIQGLENQYDAKIATMQSLLNAFPNSNYADDAGFETAYTYFNKGDFDKSKSDLVALVAKYPRSSYVAKALVTIGLVQYNQDQDDAALESFKKVIRDYPTADEAKQAMESIKNIYVDRGDANGFITYAATTPLGNYSGSEQDNIVFAAANNTYLKGDANGAFQAVNAYFDKFPKAIHEKEAKFIRAESLVKLGRPDEAIPDYEFILNDWTSDYTERSLVSISQLFLNQKKYNEAIVYLKRLETTTDYKSHYSFAINNLLKAYTALNMPDDMLKYAQLTKDSEKASEEEKNSSSLYSGKAYLLKGDTTTAIKEFKNVVAKTKTIAAAEAKYNLALLEYNKRDFKTSSKTCFDVINNMAAYDYWVAKAFILLSDNYVALKDNLQAKSTLLSIIDNYEGKDDIIPTAKEKLEKLNQKK; encoded by the coding sequence ATGCAGAAAAAATACTTACTAATTCCGCTACTTTTAGCAGGAAGTTTTAGCACCTACGCTCAGGTTAGCGCTGTGCAGAACCTCAACAAAAACTATCAAACGGGCTTAGAATTATTAGACAAAGAGAAATACACTGCAGCTGCACAACAGTTTAAACTAGTTGAGCTGCAACGTTATAAACCTTCTACCCAAACAGAGAGCAATGCCGAATTATCTTTATTAAAAGAGAACGCAAAATTTTATGCAGCAGTTTGCGCTTTAGAGTTGACCAATGCTGATGCCGAAAGTTTGTTCCAGGCATTTATCCGAGATTATCCGTTAAATCCGAACACCAAACTGGCTTATTTCTACGTTGGAAAAACCTATTTCAACCAGAAAAATTATAAAAAAGCTTTAGAGTGGTTCGAAAAAACAGATCCTTCTACCCTTTCTGGCAAACAACGGAACGAGTACCAGTTTAAACAGGGTTATGCTTATTTTGAGTTAAAGGATTACGAAAAAGCAGAGCCTTTATTCGAAAAAGTTAAAAAAGAGGAAGGCGATTTTCAGGAAAGTGCCACCTACTATTTTGCCTACATCAACTACTTAAACAAGGAGTATAAAACGGCATTGGCCAATTTCGAAAAGTTAAAAGGCTCTCCTACTTACGAAGCAAGTTATCCGTATTACATTACTTCGATGTACTATTTGGATGAGCGTTATGATGATGTAATCAGCTATGCTTTGCCTGCCATGCAAAAAACCAAACAACAGTTCGAGCCCGAAATGTTGAGCCTGGTAGCGGCATCTTACTTCGCAAAATCTGAATTTAAAAATGCTGAAAAATACTTTGCAGAATATTATGCAAAAGATAAAAGCGAAACCAAAAATAACCTGTTCATTTATCAGTACGGTTACTCTTTATTTCAGAATAAAAAGTACAAAGAATCGATCAGCGTTTTAGAAAAACTAAATAACGACGACATTTATCTGCAAAACGGTATGCTTACCCTGGGTAAGGATTTTATCCAGTTGGGCGACAAACAAAAAGCACAAAGTGCATTTTTCAGGGCTTCGCGTTTAAGTTTTGATAAAGTGATCCAGGAAGAAGCATGGTTAAATTATGCCAAGTTAAGCTACGAGCTCGAATTTCACCAACAGGCTTTAGAGGCTACGCAGGGCTTCTTAAAAACCTTCCCGAAATCGCGCAAAATAAATGAAGCCAAAACCCTATTGGGCGAGGTGTTATTAACCACTAAAAACTATCAGGCCGCTGTAGATATTTTGGAGCCAATCCCTGATAAAACATTGGAGGCTAAAGAAGCTTATCAGAAGGTGACTTATTTCCGCGGATTGGAGTTTTATAACGAAAGGGCATTTCCTAATGCTTTATCGATGTTCCTACGCTCTGAGAAATTCCCAGAAGATAATGAGATCAATGCATTGAACACTTACTGGAAAGCAGAATCGATGTACGAGCTGCGCAAGTTCGGAGAAGCGGTTAGCACTTTCGAAAAATTCTTAAAAATGCCGGATGCTGATAAAACCGGTGTTTACAATTTTGCAAATTATGCTTTGGCGTATGCTGCTTTCGAAGATGAAAAATACAGCAAAGCAGCTAATTATTTCGAAAAATTCCTGGCAGGTAACGATAAAGATCAGAAAACAATTGATGATGCTACCATCCGTTTAGCCGATTCATATTTCGTAAATAAGAATTACGGTGATGCGATGGCGAATTATAATAAGATCATCAGCCGCAAAACCACTTCTGAAGATTACGCGACTTTCCAAAAAGGGATGATTCAGGGTTTGGAGAATCAATATGATGCAAAAATTGCTACGATGCAAAGTTTGTTAAATGCCTTTCCAAATTCAAACTACGCAGATGATGCCGGTTTCGAAACAGCCTATACTTATTTCAATAAGGGTGATTTTGATAAATCTAAATCAGATCTTGTTGCATTGGTAGCTAAATATCCACGCAGCAGTTATGTAGCAAAAGCTTTGGTTACCATTGGTTTGGTGCAATATAACCAGGATCAGGACGATGCAGCTTTGGAATCGTTTAAAAAAGTAATCCGCGATTATCCAACTGCCGACGAAGCTAAACAGGCCATGGAATCGATTAAGAACATCTATGTAGACCGTGGCGATGCGAACGGATTTATCACTTATGCAGCCACTACCCCACTTGGAAATTACTCTGGCTCAGAGCAGGATAACATTGTTTTTGCGGCAGCCAATAACACTTATTTAAAAGGTGATGCAAACGGTGCATTCCAGGCGGTAAATGCTTATTTTGATAAATTCCCTAAAGCCATACATGAGAAAGAAGCCAAATTTATCAGGGCCGAATCATTGGTTAAACTGGGTCGTCCGGATGAAGCAATCCCTGACTATGAGTTTATCTTAAACGATTGGACCAGCGATTATACTGAACGTTCGTTAGTGAGTATTTCTCAATTGTTCTTAAATCAGAAGAAATACAACGAGGCAATTGTTTACCTGAAAAGGTTAGAAACCACGACCGATTATAAATCGCACTATAGCTTTGCCATCAATAACCTGTTAAAGGCTTACACGGCTTTAAACATGCCTGATGACATGCTAAAATATGCACAGTTGACTAAAGATTCTGAAAAAGCATCAGAGGAAGAAAAAAACAGTTCGAGTTTATATTCAGGTAAAGCTTATCTGTTAAAAGGTGATACCACCACTGCAATTAAAGAGTTTAAAAATGTGGTTGCCAAAACAAAAACCATTGCTGCTGCTGAAGCGAAATACAACCTGGCTTTATTGGAATACAATAAGCGTGATTTCAAAACTTCATCAAAAACCTGTTTTGATGTGATTAACAACATGGCCGCTTACGATTATTGGGTAGCCAAGGCATTTATCCTTTTATCTGATAACTACGTTGCCCTGAAAGACAATTTGCAGGCAAAGAGCACACTTCTAAGTATAATTGATAATTACGAAGGCAAGGATGATATTATCCCTACTGCCAAAGAAAAACTAGAAAAACTAAACCAGAAGAAGTAG